From Pseudalkalibacillus hwajinpoensis:
CACCATTTTTTCTTCAATTTTAGTGAATGTACCTTCTTCAAAAGGAGCTTCCATGCATTCTCCGTTATGATTGAAAACAGTACCCATTTTGCGATCAAGAGCTTCATCATACTCAATAAATTTACTAGAAATTAATTCGCAAAACGGAAGTTCATTAAATACTTCTCCACTGATTTGGTCATATTGCGAAAAATCTGCAGAAAGCAGTTTTTCCTTTTGAGAGAATCCTTGTCCTTGAGGAAGCTTGCTTGCAGTAAAGAAAGTAAAGTCTCTTGTATCTGGATTAGACTCAAAATGAGGCTTGTTAAGGAAATCAATTTCTGTTACAGCTTCAAAAGGAATATCAACAGTTAGGGAGTGGATACTTGAAAGTACTTGATGACGATTAGAGTGTTTAGGAGTAGCATATTGAATGTTTTTACGTACAAAACCTTTAATAAAAAGCTTGTTGGTAGGAAGTAATAGACGGCATTGAGTCAATTTTAAATGTTTTTTGATTTTTTTAATTTCAAGTACTGGCTCAGGAAAATCAATTTTTGCATCCAGGTCGATTTGGATTGTAGTTTCACCAAGAACTACAGGGACTTTTGCGTAAGCTTTCTCAATGGCACGAGGCTCAACTGGTTTGTTATTAACTCCAGGTACTACTGAATTTTTTTGGCTTTTTTTTGGTTTAGATCCTGGATAATAAGGTTTTGAACTTTTGGACTCACTAGAGCCCTTTCTTTCATAGTTTTTCGAATCGTTTGACATCTTATCTCTCCTTTTAAATAGATTACCTATATACTTGTAATATATTATCAAGGTAAAAAAATGCATGAGGTGAATCCCCCTGTCTATTAGCCTTTTTTTGGGGGGAGGAATCAGAAAATTGTTAGTTGATTATAGTGTACTTGTACAGTCCAAGTGATAGATTCATCATAATTTATAATAAATCAGTAAAAGGAGGAAT
This genomic window contains:
- a CDS encoding CsxC family protein → MSNDSKNYERKGSSESKSSKPYYPGSKPKKSQKNSVVPGVNNKPVEPRAIEKAYAKVPVVLGETTIQIDLDAKIDFPEPVLEIKKIKKHLKLTQCRLLLPTNKLFIKGFVRKNIQYATPKHSNRHQVLSSIHSLTVDIPFEAVTEIDFLNKPHFESNPDTRDFTFFTASKLPQGQGFSQKEKLLSADFSQYDQISGEVFNELPFCELISSKFIEYDEALDRKMGTVFNHNGECMEAPFEEGTFTKIEEKMVVEITLKVLQNQQVHIDRGGHYPPHSH